In Paraburkholderia caballeronis, the following proteins share a genomic window:
- a CDS encoding 4Fe-4S binding protein — protein MALKIIASTCTGCSACEPECPNVAISEKGGVFAIDPKKCTECDGHFDSPQCVAVCPVDGCIVQA, from the coding sequence ATGGCCCTGAAGATCATCGCGTCGACCTGCACTGGCTGCTCGGCGTGCGAACCGGAGTGTCCGAACGTCGCCATCAGCGAGAAGGGCGGCGTGTTCGCGATCGACCCGAAAAAATGCACGGAATGCGACGGGCATTTCGACAGCCCGCAATGCGTGGCGGTGTGCCCGGTGGACGGCTGCATCGTTCAGGCCTGA